The Brassica oleracea var. oleracea cultivar TO1000 chromosome C6, BOL, whole genome shotgun sequence genome includes a region encoding these proteins:
- the LOC106299861 gene encoding MATH domain and coiled-coil domain-containing protein At3g58410-like — protein MDGHVKKKLTCVFKSFSLQDDECHYSLPFKVADCDWRLVAFRKRDTDGGYLSMYLELAPGTLPPRWRRDVEFSLTLVKQGFGNSNKTSGQGCFDAENNSWGFEEFLPLSKLSGHLVDYNLTIITELDVMPAIVLPEEPVKETTDVNGFEVLSCQVESVKRIFERHPDIAEEFYAKNQHLRNACMTFLLSLVETLCQSLEKLSNEDLVEADIALTYLKDAGFKVDWLEKKLDQLKDKKEKEKSCLARLQEIEEHLQKLKQKCSQLDALADDEKTDLSATRTALSFDDIV, from the exons ATGGATGGGCATGTGAAGAAGAAACTCACTTGTGTTTTCAAAAGCTTCAGTTTGCAAGATGACGAGTGCCACTACTCTCTTCCCTTCAAGGTCGCCGACTGTGATTG GCGTCTTGTTGCTTTTCGCAAAAGAGATACGGATGGTGGCTACTTGTCCATGTATCTGGAACTTGCGCCTGGAACGTTGCCACCAAGATGGAGAAGAGACGTGGAGTTTAGTCTCACTCTTGTGAAACAGGGTTTTGGTAATTCGAACAAAACATCAG GGCAAGGCTGTTTCGATGCGGAGAATAACAGTTGGGGCTTTGAAGAGTTCTTGCCTCTTTCAAAACTTTCGGGACATCTGGTGGATTATAACCTCACCATTATCACTGAACTAGACGTTATGCCAGCTATCGTGTTACCAGAGGAACCTGTGAAGGAGACAACGGATGTCAACGGGTTTGAGGTTTTGTCTTGTCAG GTAGAATCTGTGAAGCGTATATTTGAAAGACATCCAGACATTGCTGAGGAGTTTTACGCAAAAAACCAACATCTCAGGAATGCATGTATGACTTTCCTGCTAAGCTTAGTGGAGACGTTATGCCAGTCGCTTGAGAAGCTCTCTAATGAAGATCTTGTGGAAGCAGACATTGCTTTGACATACTTGAAAGATGCAGGGTTTAAAGTGGATTGGCTGGAGAAGAAGCTAGACCAACTAAAAGACAAAAAGGAGAAAGAGAAGTCTTGTTTGGCTCGACTCCAAGAAATTGAAGAACATCTACAGAAACTGAAGCAAAAGTGTTCACAGCTGGATGCTCTTGCGGATGATGAGAAGACAGACTTGTCAGCTACAAGAACTGCTCTGTCTTTCGATGATATTGTTTGA